A genome region from Sphingobacteriaceae bacterium GW460-11-11-14-LB5 includes the following:
- a CDS encoding RNA polymerase sigma-54 factor, giving the protein MLKQHLQQKLLQKLSPQQIQFIKLLQVPTVALDTRVKEELEENPALEDPSLMTQDEPKSEYDDLNDGPEDYEQSSEDTSMDEFNVDDYLQDDSANDYSTNYNNGDDDEEKKETPIAIESTFFESLQEQLDLIPLSDQDFIIGKQIIGSLDDDGYLRRPLGSMIDDLAFSQNVMVEEEDVLEMLKLIQSFDPPGIGARDLKECLLIQLKRKDPNNPIIVKAMNVVENYLDEFTRKHYDKLEKSLGLDSEELKEVVNEILRLNPKPGDANQVTTKQMQIIPDFHISNNDGVLILTLNSKNAPELKVSRSYQEMFEHYDKASSKDKKLKEAVQFVKQKLDSARWFIDAIKQRQQTLLKTMNAIMHYQYEYFLTADERKMRPMILKDIADKIDMDISTVSRVANSKYVQTEFGTFLLKSFFSEAIQTENGEEVSNKEVKKILEDCIGNEDKRKPLADEKLTEILKERGYNIARRTVAKYREQMNIPVARLRKEL; this is encoded by the coding sequence ATGCTAAAGCAACACTTACAACAAAAATTATTACAAAAGTTATCACCACAACAAATACAGTTTATTAAACTGTTGCAGGTGCCAACCGTTGCATTAGATACCCGTGTAAAAGAAGAACTTGAAGAAAATCCAGCGCTTGAAGATCCGAGTTTAATGACTCAGGATGAGCCAAAAAGCGAATACGATGATTTAAATGACGGGCCTGAAGATTACGAACAATCATCGGAAGATACCAGCATGGATGAATTTAATGTAGATGATTATTTACAGGATGATTCGGCCAATGATTATAGTACCAATTACAATAATGGCGACGACGATGAGGAGAAAAAAGAAACCCCTATCGCCATTGAAAGTACTTTTTTTGAAAGTTTACAGGAACAATTAGACCTTATTCCCCTCTCCGATCAGGATTTTATTATTGGCAAGCAAATTATAGGCAGTTTAGATGATGATGGTTATTTACGCCGTCCGTTAGGTTCTATGATTGATGATCTTGCTTTTTCTCAAAACGTAATGGTTGAGGAAGAAGATGTACTGGAAATGTTAAAACTGATCCAAAGCTTTGACCCTCCAGGCATTGGTGCAAGAGACCTGAAAGAATGTTTATTGATCCAGTTAAAAAGGAAAGATCCGAATAATCCGATTATAGTTAAAGCAATGAATGTTGTAGAAAACTATCTGGATGAGTTTACCCGTAAACATTACGATAAATTAGAAAAAAGTTTAGGTTTAGATAGCGAAGAACTTAAAGAGGTTGTAAATGAAATTCTGCGTTTAAACCCGAAACCAGGTGACGCTAATCAGGTTACGACTAAACAAATGCAGATTATTCCTGATTTCCACATCAGTAATAATGATGGCGTGTTAATTTTGACCTTAAATTCGAAAAATGCACCTGAATTAAAGGTAAGCAGATCTTACCAGGAGATGTTTGAGCATTACGACAAAGCCTCATCAAAAGATAAAAAGCTGAAAGAAGCGGTTCAGTTTGTAAAACAGAAGCTCGATTCGGCAAGGTGGTTCATCGATGCCATTAAACAAAGGCAGCAAACTTTGTTAAAGACCATGAACGCCATCATGCACTATCAATATGAATATTTTTTAACGGCCGACGAGCGGAAAATGCGCCCGATGATCTTAAAAGATATTGCCGATAAAATTGATATGGATATTTCAACCGTATCGAGGGTAGCAAACTCTAAATATGTACAAACTGAATTTGGTACTTTCTTATTAAAATCTTTCTTCTCAGAGGCGATCCAAACCGAAAACGGTGAAGAAGTTTCGAATAAGGAGGTTAAAAAAATATTGGAAGACTGTATCGGCAACGAAGATAAACGCAAGCCATTGGCAGATGAGAAATTAACCGAAATTTTAAAAGAAAGAGGTTATAACATTGCCAGAAGAACTGTTGCAAAATATCGTGAGCAGATGAATATTCCGGTAGCAAGGCTTAGGAAAGAACTTTAG
- a CDS encoding large-conductance mechanosensitive channel encodes MGIVKEFKEFAVKGNVLDLAVGVIIGAAFGKIVSSLVEDIITPAVLGPALKAAGLEDLSKLTIAGTAIKYGNFLSQVITFIIVAFVLFLIIKGANNLKKKEAVAPTVAPVPTKEEVLLTEIRDLLKAKA; translated from the coding sequence ATGGGCATTGTAAAAGAATTTAAGGAATTCGCAGTTAAGGGAAATGTACTTGACCTGGCTGTCGGTGTAATCATTGGTGCTGCATTCGGCAAAATTGTTAGCTCTTTGGTTGAAGATATAATTACGCCAGCGGTTTTGGGTCCGGCACTAAAAGCAGCAGGGCTGGAAGATTTAAGCAAGCTTACTATTGCAGGTACAGCAATAAAATACGGTAATTTCCTTTCGCAGGTCATCACCTTTATTATTGTTGCATTTGTTCTTTTCCTCATCATTAAAGGTGCCAATAACCTGAAGAAAAAAGAAGCTGTTGCGCCAACTGTCGCCCCTGTGCCTACAAAAGAAGAAGTGCTGTTAACAGAAATCAGAGATTTATTAAAAGCAAAAGCATAA